One Corvus cornix cornix isolate S_Up_H32 chromosome 10, ASM73873v5, whole genome shotgun sequence genomic region harbors:
- the REC114 gene encoding LOW QUALITY PROTEIN: meiotic recombination protein REC114 (The sequence of the model RefSeq protein was modified relative to this genomic sequence to represent the inferred CDS: deleted 1 base in 1 codon), whose translation MGIHKPTGVRPEWYLAPLCPLNDLDQSTHIFIVNGPGPDPRSLTRHKMAAALRSPLSAERRPRHIGTPEAAWEKGEAAATLPSKRERKKIKGRRRKEPGAARCTPEGKEATIAPAAGSRALPAAAPGPLRALSPSAPQRSPAPRSLSPVIAGWRQPAAFVALAGFGTGQRRRHSLLGSATTWPLKRYGRFLPPKDGDDEGQNTSWKVFESNEESGPLVLTIVVSGHFFISQGRTVLEGFSLIDSHKWLKIVRRAECLLLRAQAKNECRMFRVQFGGSSREEMQEHCCSCVQKLSEYVLVQGAEDQSQQLCHGLSQDTQRMDTEHAPDEPLPDSCTSLGERRSVAQLAQLVLRQQPELPPALQHPAWSARELGPFIRLCLMDQHFPAFVEDVEKELLKLAKE comes from the exons ATGGGCATCCACAAGCCCACTGGGGTCCGTCCTGAATGGTACCTGGCTCCTCTGTGCCCCCTCAATGACCTTGACCAGTCCACGcacatttttattgttaatgGGCCAGG CCCCGACCCGCGCTCCCTCACACGCCACAAAATGGCGGCCGCGCTCCGCTCTCCCCTCAGCGCCGAGAGGCGGCCCCGCCACATCGGCACGCCGGAGGCTGcttgggagaagggagaggctgcagccacGCTGCCCTCGAAGCGGGAGAGGAAGAAGataaaaggaaggaggaggaaggagccagGAGCGGCACGCTGCACCCCAGAGGGGAAAGAAGCGACCATAGCTCCTGCGGCCGG CTCCCGCGCgctgcccgccgccgcccccggccccctCAGAGCCCTCAGCCCCTCAGCCCCTCAGCGCTCTCCAGCACCGCGCTCCCTCAGCCCCGTCATCGCGGGATGGCGGCAGCCGGCGGCGTTCGTGGCTCTGGCTGGCTTCGGCACCGGCCAGCGCCGGCGACACTCCCTCCTCGGCAGCGCCACAACGTGGCCCTTGAAGCGCTACGGTCGC TTCCTCCCCCCGAAGGACGGTGACGATGAGGGGCAAAACACCTCTTGGAAG GTGTTTGAATCAAATGAAGAATCAGGCCCTCTTGTCCTTACCATTGTGGTGTCTGgccatttctttatttcccaaGGACGAACAGTGCTG GAAGGCTTTTCCCTGATTGATTCCCACAAGTGGCTGAAGATAGTGAGGAGAGCGGAGTGCCTGCTGCTCCGGGCACAGGCCAAG AACGAGTGCCGCATGTTCCGTGTGCAGTTTGGGGGGAGCTCCAGGGAGGAGATGcaggagcactgctgcagctgtgtccaGAAACTCAGCGAGTACGTCCTGGTGCAAGGGGCTGAGgaccagagccagcagctgtgccacGGCCTCAGCCAGGACACCCAGCGCATGGACACTGAGCACGCA CCAGATGAGCCTCTCCCAGATTCCTGCACAAGCCTTGGAGAAAGAAGATCTGTAGCACAGCTAGCACag CTGGTGCTGCGGCAGCAGCCGGAGCTGCCCCCGGCACTGCAGCACCCGGCGTGGAGCGCCCGGGAGCTGGGGCCCTTCATCCGCCTCTGCCTCATGGaccagcacttcccagccttCGTGGAGGACgtggagaaggagctgctcaAACTCGCCAAAGAATGA